In Primulina huaijiensis isolate GDHJ02 chromosome 6, ASM1229523v2, whole genome shotgun sequence, a single window of DNA contains:
- the LOC140978381 gene encoding protein Dr1 homolog isoform X1, protein MEPMDIVGKIKEDASLPKATMTKIIKEMLPPDVRVARDAQDLLIECCVEFINLISSESNEVCNREDKRTIAPEHVLKALEVLGFGEYIEEVYAAYEQHRLETMTQDTMRSGKLSNGAEMTEEEALVEQQRMFAEARARMNGGTVVPKQSDSETRPSLSS, encoded by the exons ATGGAACCTATGGATATTGTTGGTAAGATTAAGGAGGATGCTTCGCTTCCTAAAG CGACTATGACAAAAATTATCAAAGAGATGCTGCCCCCCGATGTCCGCGTAGCAAGAGATGCTCAGGATCTTCTGATTGAGTGTTGTGTAG AATTTATCAATCTAATTTCATCAGAATCCAATGAAGTTTGTAACAGGGAAGACAAAAGAACTATTGCACCAGAACATGTACTCAAGGCTTTAGAG GTTCTTGGCTTTGGAGAGTATATTGAAGAAGTTTATGCCGCATATGAACAACATAGGCTTGAGACTATG ACTCAGGATACCATGAGAAGCGGTAAATTGAGCAACGGAGCTGAAATGACCGAAGAGGAAGCACTTGTAGAGCAACAGAGGATGTTTGCAGAGGCACGTGCTCGAATGAATGGAGGCACAGTGGTTCCCAAGCAATCAGATTCAGAGACTCGACCAAGTTTGAGTAGCTAA
- the LOC140978381 gene encoding protein Dr1 homolog isoform X2, producing MEPMDIVGKIKEDASLPKATMTKIIKEMLPPDVRVARDAQDLLIECCVEFINLISSESNEVCNREDKRTIAPEHVLKALEVLGFGEYIEEVYAAYEQHRLETMDTMRSGKLSNGAEMTEEEALVEQQRMFAEARARMNGGTVVPKQSDSETRPSLSS from the exons ATGGAACCTATGGATATTGTTGGTAAGATTAAGGAGGATGCTTCGCTTCCTAAAG CGACTATGACAAAAATTATCAAAGAGATGCTGCCCCCCGATGTCCGCGTAGCAAGAGATGCTCAGGATCTTCTGATTGAGTGTTGTGTAG AATTTATCAATCTAATTTCATCAGAATCCAATGAAGTTTGTAACAGGGAAGACAAAAGAACTATTGCACCAGAACATGTACTCAAGGCTTTAGAG GTTCTTGGCTTTGGAGAGTATATTGAAGAAGTTTATGCCGCATATGAACAACATAGGCTTGAGACTATG GATACCATGAGAAGCGGTAAATTGAGCAACGGAGCTGAAATGACCGAAGAGGAAGCACTTGTAGAGCAACAGAGGATGTTTGCAGAGGCACGTGCTCGAATGAATGGAGGCACAGTGGTTCCCAAGCAATCAGATTCAGAGACTCGACCAAGTTTGAGTAGCTAA
- the LOC140978377 gene encoding uncharacterized protein, which translates to MGCSFSGLNALYDAVNGGGDVWINENRFRVVRQLGEGGFAYVLLVKEVLAEPSSTGIAKKIKDPSHISDDGTYAIKKVLIQNNEQLDLVREEIRVSSLFSHRNLLPLLDHAIIAVKVTQDQSWKNEAYLLFPVHLDGTLLDNAKAMKIKKEFFSTSDVLQIFRQLCAGLDHMHSFDPPYAHNDIKPGNVLLTHRKGKTPIAILMDFGSARPARKQIRSRSEALQLQEWASEHCSAPFRAPEFWDCPSHAGIDERTDIWSLGCTLFAIMYGVSPFEFALGESGGSMQLAIVNAQIKWPTGLTPPYPEALHQFVTWMLQPQPAVRPCIGDVIIHVDRLISKFSN; encoded by the exons ATGGGTTGCTCGTTCTCGGGTTTGAACGCCTTATACGACGCCGTTAATGGTGGGGGAGATGTGTGGATCAACGAGAACCGTTTCAGGGTTGTGAGGCAGCTGGGGGAAGGTGGTTTCGCCTACGTTCTCCTTGTCAAGGAGGTTCTTGCTGAGCCTTCGAGCACTGGCATTGCGAAGAAGATCAAGGACCCTTCACACATTTCTG atgatggaacATATGCAATCAAGAAAGTTCTCATTCAAAACAATGAACAACTGGACTTGGTAAGAGAGGAAATTCGTGTTTCATCTTTGTTTAGCCACCGCAATCTGCTTCCTCTTCTTGATCATGCAATAATCGCAGTCAAG GTTACACAAGATCAATCCTGGAAAAATGAAGCGTACTTACTGTTTCCCGTCCATTTAGATGGAACATTATTGGATAATGCCAAAGCTATGAAAATCAAGAAAGAGTTCTTTTCTACCTCAGATGTGCTTCAAATATTTCGCCAG CTTTGTGCAGGACTTGACCATATGCACAGTTTTGATCCTCCATATGCCCATAATGATATCAAACCTGGCAATGTCCTTTTGACCCACAGGAAAGGAAAGACACCTATAGCGATATTAATGGATTTTGGAAGTGCTCGTCCTGCAAGAAAGCAAATTCGTTCTCGTTCCGAAGCGCTACAATTGCAG GAATGGGCATCTGAGCATTGTTCAGCTCCTTTTCGTGCTCCTGAATTTTGGGATTGTCCTAGCCATGCAGGCATTGATGAGAGAACTGATATCTGGTCATTAGGCTGCACTTTGTTTGCAATCAT GTATGGTGTATCTCCATTTGAATTTGCACTTGGAGAATCCGGTGGTAGCATGCAATTGGCCATTGTAAATGCCCAAATAAAATGGCCAACTGGACTTACTCCTCCTTATCCAGAGGCATTACACCAGTTTGTAACATGGATGTTGCAGCCTCAACCCGCTGTTCGACCCTGCATTGGTGATGTTATCATTCATGTTGATCGGCTgatctcaaaattttcaaattga